A stretch of Heterodontus francisci isolate sHetFra1 chromosome 1, sHetFra1.hap1, whole genome shotgun sequence DNA encodes these proteins:
- the LOC137377225 gene encoding proepiregulin-like — MASTERILFLVLEFCLYHISESTTIVPRCVPGQLGSECNTTAMPVVIPQAAEMRRSKCPPAIEGYCLNGECVYIPDENLHYCRCAKGFNGARCMHFELVQQPMSKEDVALTVAIIFLVVVGLLIASYLIYVRCRKNRSKHQPHDTDEKDPTKIESEESFLGLNTLPSNTTFQNVLYC, encoded by the exons AATTTTGCCTGTATCACATCAGTGAAAGCACAACAATAGTTCCACGGTGTGTTCCAGGACAGCTGGGTAGTGAATGCAACACCACAG CAATGCCAGTTGTGATTCCCCAGGCAGCTGAGATGAGGAGATCAAAGTGCCCTCCTGCAATCGAAGGTTATTGTCTTAATGGAGAATGTGTGTACATCCCAGATGAAAATTTACACTATTGCAG GTGTGCAAAAGGTTTCAACGGTGCCAGGTGCATGCACTTTGAACTGGTTCAGCAACCAATGAGCAAGGAGGATGTGGCGCTGACAGTGGCTATAATATTCCTTGTTGTCGTGGGACTACTGATTGCCTCTTACTTGATCTATGTGAG ATGCAGGAAGAACAGATCCAAACATCAACCACATGACACAGATGAAAAAGATCCAACAAAAATTGAATCTGAAGAGTCGTTCCTGGGGTTGAACACGTTACCTTCAAACACAACATTTCAGAACGTTCTTTACTGCTAA